Proteins from one Chloroflexota bacterium genomic window:
- a CDS encoding response regulator: protein MEEILIIDDSRQIADFLAETVLPYYGYRSRVVPTGWEGLAFLKQRQPDLILLDLQLPDTSGLDVLRQMGELGYDIPVILMTAHGTEQTAVEAFRLGAKNYLIKPFDASEAGAAIERALRERRLQREKEVLTRTLQQRLQELTILSSVGKSVTSLLDLEELLERIVDAGVYLTHAEEGYLLLRDGDELYLRAAKNLGEERVQRFRVKMDDNVAGQVIRTVKPIRLDRSQHQDLKLRTGLLVQAMLQVPLIVGRHAIGVLAVDNRVQQRTFSENDQYLLSAIADYAAIAIENSRLFKSTRDSEQRYRELFDNANDMIFTLDPQLRIASINRQGVKLLGMTVAEMMQRTLISLCVPDDQAAIEHQLQRQLAKAAGDGGAFPLTLRRANGEDLHIEVSAQLMQRGDQVIGLHCIARDVTDRRRLELQLLQAEKLSAIGQLVAGVAHELNNPMTSIKGFAELLLRRKDLDDDARTDLNYINNQAERAARIVTNLLTFAREHQPQRVLVDVNKVIDDTLSLHSYHLRVDNIKVQRQFEPELPTTVADPYQLQQVFLNLIGNAHQAMAEKGGGGFLTVKTERVDDEIRINIGDTGPGIPQHLVGRIFDPFFTTKPVGKGTGLGLSICYNILHDHGGNIWVDSVANEGTTFHLALPVVQGDNPELINDDDRETTIKPDQAYKILVVDDEEGVAQVIQRLVRDLGHQPVVVASGEAALQAVEQAPFDLILSDVKMPGMNGFQLYRALQQKAPELAKHFIFITGDTMSPATITAMRQIGTPMIAKPFSAKKLERTINEFMAREEALQREAEIQQ, encoded by the coding sequence ATGGAAGAAATCCTCATCATCGACGATAGCCGTCAGATAGCCGATTTTTTGGCTGAGACGGTGCTGCCATACTATGGCTATCGTTCGCGCGTCGTACCCACAGGCTGGGAAGGTCTGGCTTTTTTGAAACAACGCCAGCCCGACCTAATTTTGCTTGATCTCCAACTCCCCGATACATCGGGGCTTGATGTGCTTCGCCAAATGGGCGAACTTGGCTACGATATTCCGGTGATTTTGATGACCGCCCATGGTACCGAGCAAACCGCTGTCGAGGCCTTTCGACTTGGTGCCAAAAATTATTTGATCAAGCCTTTTGATGCTTCTGAAGCGGGCGCAGCGATTGAACGTGCCTTGCGCGAACGCCGTTTGCAGCGCGAAAAAGAGGTGCTTACCCGCACCTTGCAGCAACGCTTGCAGGAGTTGACGATTCTTTCCAGCGTTGGTAAATCGGTGACCTCACTGCTCGATCTCGAAGAATTGCTCGAACGGATCGTCGATGCTGGGGTGTATCTGACCCACGCCGAAGAAGGCTATTTGTTGCTGCGCGATGGTGATGAGCTATATTTGCGGGCGGCCAAAAATCTGGGCGAGGAGCGGGTGCAGCGTTTTCGGGTCAAGATGGATGACAATGTGGCGGGTCAAGTTATTCGCACTGTCAAGCCAATTCGACTTGATCGCTCGCAACACCAAGATTTAAAACTGCGCACTGGCCTTTTGGTGCAGGCAATGTTGCAAGTGCCCTTGATTGTTGGTCGCCATGCAATTGGTGTGTTGGCGGTTGATAATCGGGTACAGCAACGCACCTTTAGCGAAAACGACCAATATTTGCTCTCGGCGATTGCCGATTATGCGGCGATTGCGATTGAAAATTCGCGTTTGTTTAAATCGACCCGCGATTCTGAGCAACGCTATCGCGAATTGTTCGATAACGCCAACGATATGATCTTCACGCTTGATCCACAACTACGAATTGCCTCGATCAATCGTCAAGGGGTCAAATTGCTGGGCATGACCGTGGCTGAAATGATGCAGCGCACCCTGATTTCGCTGTGTGTGCCCGACGATCAAGCAGCAATCGAGCATCAATTGCAACGCCAACTAGCCAAGGCTGCTGGTGATGGCGGCGCGTTTCCATTGACCTTGCGTCGCGCCAATGGCGAAGATTTGCATATTGAAGTTAGCGCCCAATTGATGCAGCGTGGCGATCAGGTGATTGGTCTGCACTGTATTGCGCGGGATGTGACCGACCGCCGCCGCTTGGAATTGCAACTATTGCAGGCCGAAAAACTCTCAGCGATTGGCCAATTGGTGGCTGGGGTTGCGCACGAGTTGAACAATCCGATGACCAGCATCAAAGGCTTTGCCGAGCTATTGCTGCGCCGCAAAGATTTAGATGATGATGCCCGTACCGACCTGAATTACATCAATAATCAAGCTGAACGAGCAGCGCGAATTGTGACCAACCTGCTGACCTTTGCCCGTGAGCATCAGCCGCAGCGGGTGTTAGTCGATGTCAATAAAGTTATCGACGACACGCTGAGCCTGCATAGCTATCACTTGCGCGTCGATAACATCAAAGTTCAACGCCAATTCGAGCCAGAGCTGCCAACTACCGTCGCTGATCCGTATCAACTACAACAGGTTTTTCTGAACTTGATTGGCAATGCGCACCAAGCTATGGCCGAAAAAGGTGGCGGCGGTTTCTTGACCGTCAAAACCGAGCGGGTTGATGATGAAATTCGGATCAACATCGGCGATACTGGACCAGGCATTCCTCAGCATCTCGTCGGGCGGATCTTCGATCCATTTTTTACCACTAAGCCTGTTGGTAAGGGTACAGGGCTGGGTTTATCGATCTGCTACAACATTCTGCATGATCATGGTGGCAATATTTGGGTTGATAGCGTGGCCAACGAAGGTACGACCTTCCATTTGGCCTTGCCAGTGGTTCAGGGCGATAATCCTGAGTTGATCAACGACGATGATCGTGAAACCACGATTAAGCCCGACCAAGCCTATAAAATTTTGGTGGTTGACGATGAGGAAGGCGTGGCCCAGGTGATTCAGCGCTTGGTGCGCGATTTGGGTCATCAGCCAGTGGTGGTCGCTAGTGGTGAGGCTGCTTTGCAAGCGGTTGAGCAAGCGCCATTCGATTTGATTCTGAGCGATGTTAAAATGCCAGGCATGAATGGCTTCCAGCTCTATCGGGCTTTGCAACAAAAAGCCCCTGAACTTGCTAAACATTTTATCTTTATCACTGGCGATACGATGAGTCCAGCCACGATTACCGCGATGCGTCAAATTGGCACACCAATGATTGCTAAGCCCTTCTCAGCCAAAAAACTCGAACGTACAATCAACGAGTTTATGGCTCGCGAAGAAGCGTTGCAACGCGAGGCCGAAATTCAGCAATAG
- the holA gene encoding DNA polymerase III subunit delta, with protein sequence MLYLFFGPDDYTRQATINALKAAFPPDAAAFNVVVLHGKSIKLNEVRTACEAYPVFHDRRLVIVHDLLKHAKSAEMRDGLKSLVQRLPSTTDLVLNESDAPDSRLSVVKDIQALVKTKQAEQREFNLREGNALIAWMQQEAQSNGVQLRPDAAQHLANYVGSDGWMLHNEIAKLAAYVGENGTISIREVDLLVADETETNLFNFIDALSTRRGAAAVQGLNGLLADDAAPLYILTMIARQARLMLAAQSAGRVAPDELAKLLGQKPFVARKAAEQARNFSPTELRMLHERVVQIDHGIKTGKIDAEGALASLVGDFGFVPNRK encoded by the coding sequence ATGTTGTATCTCTTTTTTGGCCCCGACGATTATACCCGCCAAGCCACGATCAACGCGCTTAAGGCGGCCTTTCCACCTGATGCCGCTGCCTTTAATGTGGTGGTGCTCCACGGCAAATCGATCAAACTCAACGAAGTGCGCACTGCTTGCGAAGCGTATCCCGTTTTTCATGATCGCCGCTTGGTGATTGTGCATGATCTGTTGAAGCATGCCAAATCGGCTGAAATGCGTGATGGCCTCAAAAGCTTGGTGCAGCGCTTGCCCTCGACCACCGACCTTGTGCTCAACGAAAGTGATGCCCCCGATAGTCGTTTGAGTGTGGTCAAAGATATTCAGGCTCTGGTCAAAACTAAACAAGCCGAACAGCGCGAATTTAATTTGCGTGAAGGTAATGCGCTCATCGCTTGGATGCAGCAAGAAGCCCAATCCAACGGCGTGCAATTACGCCCTGATGCCGCCCAACATTTGGCCAATTATGTGGGCAGCGATGGCTGGATGCTGCATAATGAAATTGCTAAATTAGCCGCCTATGTTGGCGAAAATGGCACAATCAGCATTCGCGAGGTCGATTTGCTAGTAGCTGATGAGACAGAAACCAACTTATTTAATTTTATCGATGCATTAAGTACTCGGCGGGGTGCGGCAGCGGTACAAGGCTTAAATGGCTTATTAGCCGATGATGCTGCGCCGTTGTACATTTTGACCATGATTGCTCGCCAAGCACGTTTGATGTTGGCGGCGCAGAGTGCTGGACGTGTTGCACCCGATGAATTAGCCAAACTTTTGGGTCAAAAACCGTTTGTGGCTCGCAAAGCAGCTGAACAAGCCCGTAACTTCAGCCCAACCGAGCTGCGTATGCTCCACGAACGGGTGGTGCAGATTGACCACGGGATTAAAACAGGTAAAATCGACGCAGAAGGCGCACTAGCTAGCCTCGTTGGCGATTTTGGCTTTGTGCCAAACCGAAAATAA
- a CDS encoding WYL domain-containing protein: MNTKRQARGIKRSSVMKVQRQMLLLRCLGSGPKTSEALIDEVNGQMLEAYPKAAREALRHDLRALREVFGCVIEYTASVGYRLVSVGDLALLNLTNDEIAALRFLDATYTANSTFPDHQQVRRLVERIIDFLPIERRGALNVGEPVLQQAGPVAPYEHDPQIMRSLRKALAQRREIRFRYTSSQRDGEEMHRVGPVNIFTRDGHMYLLGYCFDGPQQMVERIGRYVDYRIDYISKNSLTILPRVLPPALPKRPTWTVKYELRDVVARNKKVAHWFANTKIEYRDDGSALVTATVHNLWQTRQILLRYLENCRVLEPPELIDMMRATAQGLRDLYPPSTNEIG; the protein is encoded by the coding sequence GTGAACACAAAACGACAAGCACGCGGGATTAAGCGTTCATCGGTAATGAAGGTGCAGCGTCAGATGTTGTTGCTGCGTTGTTTGGGCAGCGGCCCCAAAACCAGCGAGGCCTTGATCGACGAAGTTAATGGCCAGATGCTCGAAGCGTATCCCAAAGCGGCCCGCGAGGCGCTCCGCCACGATCTACGGGCTTTGCGCGAGGTCTTTGGTTGTGTGATCGAATACACGGCTTCGGTGGGGTATCGTTTGGTCAGCGTTGGCGATTTGGCCTTGCTCAATTTAACCAACGATGAAATCGCGGCGCTGCGCTTTCTTGATGCAACCTATACTGCCAATAGCACTTTTCCCGATCATCAACAGGTGCGGCGGTTGGTTGAGCGGATTATCGATTTCTTGCCAATCGAGCGGCGTGGAGCCTTGAATGTGGGCGAGCCAGTTTTGCAGCAGGCTGGCCCAGTTGCGCCGTATGAACATGATCCGCAAATTATGCGCAGCTTGCGTAAAGCCCTTGCCCAGCGCCGCGAAATTCGTTTTCGCTATACTTCAAGCCAACGTGATGGTGAGGAGATGCATCGGGTTGGACCAGTTAATATTTTTACTCGCGATGGCCATATGTATCTTTTGGGCTATTGTTTTGATGGTCCGCAACAGATGGTCGAGCGGATTGGCCGCTATGTTGATTATCGCATCGACTATATCAGCAAAAACAGCTTAACAATTTTGCCCCGGGTCTTGCCACCAGCGCTGCCCAAACGCCCAACTTGGACAGTTAAATATGAGTTGCGTGATGTCGTTGCCCGCAATAAAAAAGTTGCCCATTGGTTTGCCAACACTAAAATTGAATATCGTGATGATGGCTCGGCCTTGGTGACGGCCACGGTGCATAATCTCTGGCAAACGCGCCAAATTCTGTTGCGCTACTTGGAGAATTGTCGTGTGCTAGAGCCACCCGAATTGATCGATATGATGCGGGCGACGGCCCAGGGCTTGCGTGATTTGTACCCACCCAGCACCAACGAAATTGGTTAA
- a CDS encoding DUF1499 domain-containing protein, which yields MNYYQDVFPWEVVVVSSVILASMALFSTVRWIFRPQPKVFPGKRIVLFVICLGLIFYAFRFVPNFRDKFELGLSTNRAATSDTPIVPELMTPRFTLDKNTVYQAGVRTIQAQRGWTITNRSDSQTSLKVDINVMMGIFTDELTVAFIDEGGQTRVDVQSVSKVGGADLGANRRHIRQLVRALEEDLGTPSQ from the coding sequence ATGAATTACTATCAGGATGTGTTCCCATGGGAAGTCGTCGTCGTAAGCTCGGTCATTTTAGCTTCGATGGCGCTCTTTTCCACAGTTCGTTGGATTTTTCGGCCACAACCTAAAGTGTTTCCAGGCAAACGGATCGTGCTATTCGTGATTTGTCTTGGCTTGATATTTTATGCCTTCCGTTTTGTGCCAAACTTTCGCGATAAATTTGAGCTTGGGCTAAGCACCAATCGCGCCGCAACCAGCGATACCCCGATCGTGCCTGAATTGATGACCCCACGCTTTACCCTCGATAAAAATACGGTCTATCAAGCAGGCGTGCGCACGATTCAGGCCCAACGTGGCTGGACGATTACCAATCGCTCCGATAGCCAAACATCGCTCAAGGTCGATATTAATGTGATGATGGGGATCTTCACCGATGAGTTAACTGTCGCCTTTATTGATGAGGGCGGCCAAACTCGCGTGGATGTTCAATCAGTATCCAAGGTTGGCGGTGCAGATCTTGGGGCAAATCGGCGGCATATTCGCCAGCTGGTACGGGCACTTGAGGAAGATTTAGGCACACCAAGCCAATAA